DNA sequence from the Euzebyales bacterium genome:
ACGAGACCGAGCGCATCGTTGAACTCGCCGCGGATGACGCCGAGCGCGGCGGGGATCAGCATCACGAGCCCGAGCCCCGTGATGATCCGGCCGGTGTACAGGCCGATCAGCGCGAGGTCGCGGCGGTCGGGACGGACGAGCACAACAGTGGACCGTACGGACCGCGACCGTGGGTGACCGGCGTGTTAACGGGTTCTTAGCGCCCGTCGTGCGCTCGCAGGCGGGCGCGGATGGACCCTCGGTGCTACATGCGGAACCCGGCCCACGGGGTGGACGACGGATGCAAGCCTGAGTGCACAGCGGGGAACCCGTCGACGGCGTGATCGTCCGTGTCTGCGGCGAGGGGTCGAAGCGGTACCGAGACGGTGACCGTGTTCGGCCGCTGTGCCAACTCGGCCTTGAGCAGCCACGCCGACTGGTTGTGCAGCAGCGCCTCCCACCAGTGGCGGGTGGTGAACTCGGGGATCACGACGGTCAGGTGGCTGTGCTCGTCGTGGTCGTCGACCTCGTTGATGACCTTCATGACCGGCTCGTACAGCTCACGATAGTGATCGATCACAACGGTCAGGTCGACACCGGTCCCCGCGCGTGCCCATCGACGCCGGACCTTCTCGGTGCCCGCCTCGTCGGACGCGACGTGGACGGCGACGAGCCGGTCGGGTTGCAGCGCCTGCGCATAGGCCAGCGCCTCCAGCGTCCCGCGATGGACACCGCCGACGAGCAGCACCACGATGTGAACGCGCTCGACCTGCTGCCAGTCGTCGGGGATGCGCAGCTGGCGGCCGACGTGCTGGTAGTGGCGGTGGATCGCGCGGAACAGCATGACGACGGCGGGGATGACGATGGCGGGGATCCAGGCGCCGGTCGTGAACTTCGACACGACGACGGTCGCGAGCACCAGCCCGGTCGCGGTCGCGCCGATGCCGTTGATGATCTGCCCGCGCCGCCACCCACGTTCGCATTCGCGGGCGTGGTGGCCGACCATGCCGATCTGGGAGATCGTGAAGCCGGTGAACACGCCGACCGCGTACAGCGGGATGAGCGCCGTCGTCCGCCCGCCGAAGGCGATCAGCAGCAGACAGGCGGTGACGGCGAGCACCACGACGCCGTTGGAGAACACCAGCCGGTCGCCGCGGTGCGCCAGCTGCCGCGGCAGGTAGCCGTCGGCTGCGATGATCGACGACAGGCGCGGGAAGTCGGCGAACGCGGTGTTGGCGGCAAGGAACAGGATCGCCATCGTCGTCAGCTGGATGAACAAGTAGGCGGCTGTTCCGCGTCCGAAGACGGCGCCGCCCATGATCGACAGCAGGGTCTCGTGCTCGCTGACGGTGGGCCGGAGCCGGTCGGCGAGCAGCGACAGGCCGAAGAAGAACCCGCCGAGGATGGTCGCCATCATCACCAGCGTCGTGGCGGCGTTGCGGGACTCGGGCGGTCGGAACGCCTGGATGCCGTTGGTGATCGCCTCGGTGCCGGTCAGCGCGACGGCACCGGACGAGAACGCTCGTGCGAGCAGGAGCACGCCAGCGATGCCAATCAACCCGCCGGAGCCACGCGAGCCGCCGGCGCCGAGCTCGGTCAGGTTGGCATGATCGATGGGCAGCGGTGCCAGGTCGCCGGTCGACAGCCGCCACAGCCCGACGCCGACCAGCAGCGTGAGGCCGACGATGTAGAGGTAGGTCGGGATGGCGAACAGCGTCCCGGACTCCTTCGCGCCGCGCAGGTTGGCCAACGTCATGAACACGACGACCAACACGGCGATGGTCACCTCGGAGCCGCGCAACGCGGGGTAGGCCGACACGACCGCCGCGACTCCGGCCGAGACCGACACGGCGACGGTGAGGGTGTAGTCGACGAGCAGCGACGCGCCGGCAACCAGTGCGGGGCGCTCACCGAGGTTGTCACGTGCCACGATGTACGCGCCGCCGCCGTTGGGATAGGCGTAGATGGTCTGGCGGTAGCTGACCGCCACTATGGCCAGCACCACGACCACCACTGCAGAGATGGGTAGCAGGTAGTCGAGCGCGGCCATGCCGGCCACGGGCACGAGGATGAGCAGGATCT
Encoded proteins:
- a CDS encoding APC family permease, producing the protein MSTLKRLLLGRPLATHEEHRQRLPKRLGLAVFASDAISSTAYATEEILLILVPVAGMAALDYLLPISAVVVVVLAIVAVSYRQTIYAYPNGGGAYIVARDNLGERPALVAGASLLVDYTLTVAVSVSAGVAAVVSAYPALRGSEVTIAVLVVVFMTLANLRGAKESGTLFAIPTYLYIVGLTLLVGVGLWRLSTGDLAPLPIDHANLTELGAGGSRGSGGLIGIAGVLLLARAFSSGAVALTGTEAITNGIQAFRPPESRNAATTLVMMATILGGFFFGLSLLADRLRPTVSEHETLLSIMGGAVFGRGTAAYLFIQLTTMAILFLAANTAFADFPRLSSIIAADGYLPRQLAHRGDRLVFSNGVVVLAVTACLLLIAFGGRTTALIPLYAVGVFTGFTISQIGMVGHHARECERGWRRGQIINGIGATATGLVLATVVVSKFTTGAWIPAIVIPAVVMLFRAIHRHYQHVGRQLRIPDDWQQVERVHIVVLLVGGVHRGTLEALAYAQALQPDRLVAVHVASDEAGTEKVRRRWARAGTGVDLTVVIDHYRELYEPVMKVINEVDDHDEHSHLTVVIPEFTTRHWWEALLHNQSAWLLKAELAQRPNTVTVSVPLRPLAADTDDHAVDGFPAVHSGLHPSSTPWAGFRM